One Lutzomyia longipalpis isolate SR_M1_2022 chromosome 4, ASM2433408v1 DNA segment encodes these proteins:
- the LOC129794832 gene encoding medium-chain acyl-CoA ligase ACSF2, mitochondrial-like has product MQILKCSVRLVKLFSNIPKSLVSSSTKGRNYSENGLSYFHKVGKEPLVYRTIGQQLTHLANKNGDREAIVAIEENRRLTFNQLQLEADHLAAGLQRLGLQRGDRIGIWAPQIIAWPVVLYAAARAGLILVTLNPAYEATELEFCLRSVGVKALVAADSFRGKSYHEKLLEIIPELTSTKSGRIQSSKLPDLTTILIDSEKNYDGTFRLGDILALPTTSEVLNIEDQQTKISPDSGCNIQFTSGTTGKPKAALLNHYGFVNNAIGVATLELESTIVCNQMPFFHITGALGVIVGVLSANATIVIPSIAYNSEKSLYAIQNEACNVVNGTPAMYVDMINKQKKMKLKIKPDIAVSAGATCPVQLLKDMKKEIGFKKVKIAYGMTETGITFNTRPEDEDDQTYERVGRIQDHIEVKVIDKSGNIVPFGVAGELCIRGYSNMVGYWGNNLIDDGSHRTDGWFRTGDNFVLHPNGYGQIVGRLKELIIRGGENIYPQEIENLLATVPQISEVQIIGVPDERLGEEVCAYIRLHQGYESLTVEEVRDFCNGKIAHFKIPRYVRIVKDFPRTQSGKVQKFKLVEMFLQK; this is encoded by the exons ATGCAGATTCTGAAATGTTCAGTGCGGTTAGTGAAGTTATTCTCAAATATTCCTAAATCATTAGTTAGTAGTTCAACCAAAGGACGGAATTACAGTGAAAATGGATTAAGTTACTTTCACAAAGTTGGGAAAGAACCTCTGGTTTACCGAACAATTGGTCAGCAATTGACGCATCTTGCAAACAAGAATGGTGATCGTGAAGCAATTGTGGCCATTGAGGAGAACAGGCGGTTAACGTTTAATCAACTTCAGCTAGAAGCTGATCACTTAGCAGCTGGACTTCAGCGTCTGGGATTGCAAAGAGGTGATAGAATTGGTATATGGGCACCGCAAATTATAGCCTGGCCCGTGGTCTTATATGCTGCTGCAAGAGCTGGACTCATCCTTGTTACGCTCAATCCAGCCTACGAGGCAACAGAATTGGAATTCTGTCTCCGAAGTGTTGGAGTTAAGGCTCTAGTTGCAGCAGATAGCTTCCGTGGGAAGTCCTATCATGAAAAACTCCTAGAAATAATCCCTGAACTCACTTCAACTAAGTCCGGAAGAATTCAGAGCAGCAAACTACCAGACTTAACGACAATTCTTATTGATTCTGAAAAAAACTACGACGGGACGTTTCGATTGGGTGATATACTGGCTCTGCCAACGACCTCCGAAGTGCTCAATATTGAAGATCAGCAAACTAAAATTAGTCCCGATAGTGGTTGCAACATTCAGTTCACATCGGGGACAACGGGGAAACCTAAGGCTGCTCTACTAAATCACTACGGCTTCGTCAATAATGCCATAGGCGTTGCAACTTTGGAGCTTGAAAGTACAATTGTATGCAATCAAATGCCATTCTTTCATATTACTGGAGCATTGGGTGTAATAGTGGGTGTACTATCTGCAAATGCAACTATTGTTATTCCTTCCATTGCGTACAACTCCGAAAAGTCCTTGTATGCTATTCAAAATGAAGCCTGCAACGTAGTTAATGGTACACCTGCTATGTACGTTGATATGATCAATAagcagaagaaaatgaagttaAAGATTAAACCAGATATTGCTGTATCTGCTGGAGCTACATGTCCTGTGCAGTTACTTAAGGATATGAAGAAGGAGATAGGCTTCAAGAAAGTTAAG ATCGCCTATGGTATGACGGAGACAGGAATAACCTTCAACACAAGGCCAGAAGATGAAGATGATCAAACTTACGAAAGAGTTGGACGAATTCAGGATCATATTGAAGTGAAAGTGATTGACAAGAGTGGAAATATCGTACCGTTTGGTGTTGCAGGTGAACTCTGTATTCGTGGATACTCCAACATGGTCGGCTACTGGGGCAATAACCTAATAGACGACGGTTCACACAGAACAGATGGATGGTTTAGGACAGGAGACAATTTTGTTCTTCATCCCAATGGATACGGTCAAATTGTGGGCAGACTAAAGGAATTAATCATCAGAGGAGGAGAAAACATTTATCCgcaggaaattgaaaatctcctCGCTACAGTTCCACAAATTTCCGAAGTTCAAATAATCGGCGTTCCAGATGAACGTCTAGGGGAAGAAGTCTGTGCCTACATCAGACTTCATCAAGGATATGAGTCATTGACAGTTGAAGAAGTTCGTGACTTCTGCAATGGAAAAATTGCTCACTTCAAAATACCCCGCTACGTTAGGATTGTCAAGGATTTCCCAAGAACCCAATCAGGGAAGGTACAAAAGTTCAAACTTGTTGAgatgtttttgcaaaaataa